One Anabas testudineus chromosome 15, fAnaTes1.2, whole genome shotgun sequence genomic window carries:
- the mea1 gene encoding male-enhanced antigen 1 — MEVCSSVMGPERVLPSSEDELGEDERPVDGGLLPGGAVWSGGAEAAEEEGVQGGEMALDGEEEEEEEEVNSGGYYYQPLNQDPDGLNGTEPPEEEDEERGEDALHTEQLQQVQQRIEVMGLHLPEAPPPDSDEEEDPEGAAALRSRASIPMDADHVELVKRTMAAVALPSLGVPPWAREISDDQWTDMVQHTLQSRQSAGALRLARRSNVSGP, encoded by the exons aTGGAAGtgtgcagctctgtgatggGACCAGAGAGAGTCTTACCGAGCTCCGAGGACGAGCTGGGGGAGGATGAGCGTCCAGTCGACGGAGGGCTGCTGCCAGGGGGGGCGGTGTGGAGTGGTGGGGCGGAGGCGGCCGAGGAGGAGGGGGTGCAGGGAGGAGAGATGGCGCTGGacggagaagaggaggaagaagaggaggaggtgaacaGTGGAGGATATTATTATCAACCTCTGAACCAAGATCCCGATGGTCTGAACGGTACCGAGCCGccggaggaggaggacgaggagaggggggaggatGCCTTAcacactgagcagctgcagcaggtgcaGCAGAGGATAGAG GTGATGGGTCTCCATCTTCCTGAAGCGCCGCCTCCcgacagtgatgaggaggaggatccGGAGGGGGCGGCGGCCCTCAGGAGCCGAGCCTCCATCCCGATGGATGCAG ACCACGTGGAGCTGGTGAAGAGGACGATGGCGGCAGTGGCGTTGCCGTCTCTCGGTGTGCCGCCGTGGGCCAGAGAGATCTCAGACGACCAGTGGACAGACATGGTCCAACACACGCTGCAGAGCCGACAGAGCGCCGGAGCCCTGCGCCTCGCCCGCAGGAGCAACGTCAGCGGACCCTGA
- the ppp2r5d gene encoding serine/threonine-protein phosphatase 2A 56 kDa regulatory subunit delta isoform isoform X1: protein MPNKAKKEKETTKSAKSSTKNSSSSGKDAATENSDEQQSGSKRPSNSMPPPTQLNKIKYSGGPQLVKKERRQSSSRFSLTKNRELQKLPALKDAPPMEREELFVQKLRQCCVLFDFVSDPLSDLKYKEVKRAGLNEMVEYITHNSDVVTESIYPEAVIMFSVNLFRTLPPSSNPTGAEFDPEEDEPTLEAAWPHLQLVYEFFLRFLESPDFQPNIAKKYIDQKFVMSLLELFDSEDPRERDFLKTILHRIYGKFLGLRAYIRRQINNIFYRFIYETEHHNGIAELLEILGSIINGFALPLKEEHKMFLIRVLLPLHKVKSLSVYHPQLAYCVVQFLEKDSSLTEPVIMGLLKFWPKTHSPKEVMFLNELEEILDVIEPSEFVKVQEPLFRQLAKCVSSPHFQVAERALYYWNNEYIMSLISDNAAKILPIMFPALYKNSKSHWNNSLRQLLLLFVRTIHGLIYNALKLFMEMNQKLFDDCTQQYKAEKQKEKYKLKEREEIWHKIEELARQNPQSNKLHQLRPGLQPQEEYMIYSDSTVAVFSMETETPTAEDIQLLKKTVASEASQGMKDLKKDKALMRRKSELPQDVYTIKALEAHKRAEEYLTANQEAL, encoded by the exons ATGCCAAACAAAGCCAAGAAGGAAAAG gaaacaaccAAATCTgccaaaagcagcactaagaacagcagcagcagcgggaaAGATGCAGCCACAGAGAACTCAGACGAG CAGCAGAGTGGCAGCAAGCGTCCCAGTAACAGCATGCCTCCCCCCACTCAGCTCAACAAGATCAAATACTCTGGAGGTCCTCAGCTGGTGAAGAAGGAGCGCCGCCAGAGCTCGTCCCGCTTCAGCCTGACCAAGAATAGAGAGCTGCAGAAACTGCCTGCCCTCAAAG ATGCCCCCCCAATGGAGCGTGAGGAGCTGTTTGTGCAGAAACTGCGTCagtgctgtgtgctgtttgaCTTTGTCAGCGATCCTCTCAGCGACCTCAAATACAAAGAGGTGAAGAGAGCAGGACTCAACGAGATGGTTGAGTACATCACACACAACAGTGACGTGGTGACGGAGTCCATCTACCCAGAGGCCGTCATCATG ttttcagtgaaCTTGTTCCGGactcttcctccatcctccaaCCCGACTGGAGCAGAGTTTGACCCGGAAGAGGATGAACCGACGCTGGAGGCTGCTTGGCCTCACCTCCAG CTGGTTTACGAGTTCTTCCTCCGCTTCCTGGAGTCTCCAGACTTCCAGCCAAACATCGCAAAAAAATACATTGACCAAAAGTTTGTAATGTCG TTGCTGGAGCTGTTTGACAGCGAGGatcccagagagagagacttccTTAAAACCATACTCCACCGGATCTACGGCAAGTTCCTCGGCCTCCGAGCCTACATCCGCCGCCAGATCAACAACATCTTCTACAG ATTCATCTATGAGACAGAACATCACAACGGCATCGCTGAGCTGCTGGAGATTCTGGGCAG TATTATCAATGGCTTTGCTTTACCGCTGAAAGAAGAACACAAGATGTTTCTCATCCGAGTTCTCCTGCCACTTCACAAAGTTAAGTCTCTGAGCGTCTACCACCCTCAG TTAGCTTACTGCGTGGTTCAGTTCCTGGAGAAAGACAGCAGTCTGACAGAGCCG GTGATCATGGGTCTGCTGAAGTTCTGGCCAAAGACTCACAGTCCGAAGGAGGTGATGTTCCTGAACGAGCTGGAAGAGATCCTGGACGTTATCGAGCCATCGGAGTTTGTTAAAGTCCAGGAGCCACTCTTCAGACAGCTTGCCAAGTGTGTTTCCAGTCCGCACTTCCAG GTGGCAGAGAGAGCTCTGTACTACTGGAACAACGAGTACATCATGAGTCTGATCAGTGACAACGCCGCCAAGATCCTTCCCATCATGTTCCCCGCTCTCTACAAGAACTCCAAGAGCCACTGGAACAA TTCCCTAAGgcagctcctcctcctgttcGTCAGGACGATCCACGGTCTGATCTACAATGCTCTGAAGCTCTTCATGGAGATGAACCAGAAGCTGTTTGATGACTGCACGCAGCAGTACAAGGCTGAGAAACAGAA GGAGAAGTATAAgttgaaggagagagaggagatctGGCACAAGATAGAGGAGCTGGCCCGACAGAACCCACAG AGCAACAAGCTCCATCAGCTCCGTCCTGGACTGCAGCCACAGGAAGAG tacatgattTACAGCGACAGTACTGTGGCTGTGTTCTCGATGGAAACTGAGACTCCAACAGCTGAAGACATCCAGCTGCTGAAGAAGACCGTGGCAAGCGAGGCCTCGCAG GGTATGAAAGATCTGAAGAAGGACAAGGCCCTGATGAGGAGGAAGTCAGAGCTGCCGCAGGACGTCTACACCATCAAAGCTCTGGAGGCCCACAAGAGGGCTGAGGAGTACCTGACAGCCAACCAGGAGGCTCTCTGA
- the ppp2r5d gene encoding serine/threonine-protein phosphatase 2A 56 kDa regulatory subunit delta isoform isoform X4, translating into MEREELFVQKLRQCCVLFDFVSDPLSDLKYKEVKRAGLNEMVEYITHNSDVVTESIYPEAVIMFSVNLFRTLPPSSNPTGAEFDPEEDEPTLEAAWPHLQLVYEFFLRFLESPDFQPNIAKKYIDQKFVMSLLELFDSEDPRERDFLKTILHRIYGKFLGLRAYIRRQINNIFYRFIYETEHHNGIAELLEILGSIINGFALPLKEEHKMFLIRVLLPLHKVKSLSVYHPQLAYCVVQFLEKDSSLTEPVIMGLLKFWPKTHSPKEVMFLNELEEILDVIEPSEFVKVQEPLFRQLAKCVSSPHFQVAERALYYWNNEYIMSLISDNAAKILPIMFPALYKNSKSHWNNSLRQLLLLFVRTIHGLIYNALKLFMEMNQKLFDDCTQQYKAEKQKEKYKLKEREEIWHKIEELARQNPQSNKLHQLRPGLQPQEEYMIYSDSTVAVFSMETETPTAEDIQLLKKTVASEASQGMKDLKKDKALMRRKSELPQDVYTIKALEAHKRAEEYLTANQEAL; encoded by the exons ATGGAGCGTGAGGAGCTGTTTGTGCAGAAACTGCGTCagtgctgtgtgctgtttgaCTTTGTCAGCGATCCTCTCAGCGACCTCAAATACAAAGAGGTGAAGAGAGCAGGACTCAACGAGATGGTTGAGTACATCACACACAACAGTGACGTGGTGACGGAGTCCATCTACCCAGAGGCCGTCATCATG ttttcagtgaaCTTGTTCCGGactcttcctccatcctccaaCCCGACTGGAGCAGAGTTTGACCCGGAAGAGGATGAACCGACGCTGGAGGCTGCTTGGCCTCACCTCCAG CTGGTTTACGAGTTCTTCCTCCGCTTCCTGGAGTCTCCAGACTTCCAGCCAAACATCGCAAAAAAATACATTGACCAAAAGTTTGTAATGTCG TTGCTGGAGCTGTTTGACAGCGAGGatcccagagagagagacttccTTAAAACCATACTCCACCGGATCTACGGCAAGTTCCTCGGCCTCCGAGCCTACATCCGCCGCCAGATCAACAACATCTTCTACAG ATTCATCTATGAGACAGAACATCACAACGGCATCGCTGAGCTGCTGGAGATTCTGGGCAG TATTATCAATGGCTTTGCTTTACCGCTGAAAGAAGAACACAAGATGTTTCTCATCCGAGTTCTCCTGCCACTTCACAAAGTTAAGTCTCTGAGCGTCTACCACCCTCAG TTAGCTTACTGCGTGGTTCAGTTCCTGGAGAAAGACAGCAGTCTGACAGAGCCG GTGATCATGGGTCTGCTGAAGTTCTGGCCAAAGACTCACAGTCCGAAGGAGGTGATGTTCCTGAACGAGCTGGAAGAGATCCTGGACGTTATCGAGCCATCGGAGTTTGTTAAAGTCCAGGAGCCACTCTTCAGACAGCTTGCCAAGTGTGTTTCCAGTCCGCACTTCCAG GTGGCAGAGAGAGCTCTGTACTACTGGAACAACGAGTACATCATGAGTCTGATCAGTGACAACGCCGCCAAGATCCTTCCCATCATGTTCCCCGCTCTCTACAAGAACTCCAAGAGCCACTGGAACAA TTCCCTAAGgcagctcctcctcctgttcGTCAGGACGATCCACGGTCTGATCTACAATGCTCTGAAGCTCTTCATGGAGATGAACCAGAAGCTGTTTGATGACTGCACGCAGCAGTACAAGGCTGAGAAACAGAA GGAGAAGTATAAgttgaaggagagagaggagatctGGCACAAGATAGAGGAGCTGGCCCGACAGAACCCACAG AGCAACAAGCTCCATCAGCTCCGTCCTGGACTGCAGCCACAGGAAGAG tacatgattTACAGCGACAGTACTGTGGCTGTGTTCTCGATGGAAACTGAGACTCCAACAGCTGAAGACATCCAGCTGCTGAAGAAGACCGTGGCAAGCGAGGCCTCGCAG GGTATGAAAGATCTGAAGAAGGACAAGGCCCTGATGAGGAGGAAGTCAGAGCTGCCGCAGGACGTCTACACCATCAAAGCTCTGGAGGCCCACAAGAGGGCTGAGGAGTACCTGACAGCCAACCAGGAGGCTCTCTGA
- the ppp2r5d gene encoding serine/threonine-protein phosphatase 2A 56 kDa regulatory subunit delta isoform isoform X3, with protein MPNKAKKEKETTKSAKSSTKNSSSSGKDAATENSDEQQSGSKRPSNSMPPPTQLNKIKYSGGPQLVKKERRQSSSRFSLTKNRELQKLPALKDAPPMEREELFVQKLRQCCVLFDFVSDPLSDLKYKEVKRAGLNEMVEYITHNSDVVTESIYPEAVIMFSVNLFRTLPPSSNPTGAEFDPEEDEPTLEAAWPHLQLVYEFFLRFLESPDFQPNIAKKYIDQKFVMSLLELFDSEDPRERDFLKTILHRIYGKFLGLRAYIRRQINNIFYRFIYETEHHNGIAELLEILGSIINGFALPLKEEHKMFLIRVLLPLHKVKSLSVYHPQLAYCVVQFLEKDSSLTEPVIMGLLKFWPKTHSPKEVMFLNELEEILDVIEPSEFVKVQEPLFRQLAKCVSSPHFQVAERALYYWNNEYIMSLISDNAAKILPIMFPALYKNSKSHWNKTIHGLIYNALKLFMEMNQKLFDDCTQQYKAEKQKEKYKLKEREEIWHKIEELARQNPQSNKLHQLRPGLQPQEEYMIYSDSTVAVFSMETETPTAEDIQLLKKTVASEASQGMKDLKKDKALMRRKSELPQDVYTIKALEAHKRAEEYLTANQEAL; from the exons ATGCCAAACAAAGCCAAGAAGGAAAAG gaaacaaccAAATCTgccaaaagcagcactaagaacagcagcagcagcgggaaAGATGCAGCCACAGAGAACTCAGACGAG CAGCAGAGTGGCAGCAAGCGTCCCAGTAACAGCATGCCTCCCCCCACTCAGCTCAACAAGATCAAATACTCTGGAGGTCCTCAGCTGGTGAAGAAGGAGCGCCGCCAGAGCTCGTCCCGCTTCAGCCTGACCAAGAATAGAGAGCTGCAGAAACTGCCTGCCCTCAAAG ATGCCCCCCCAATGGAGCGTGAGGAGCTGTTTGTGCAGAAACTGCGTCagtgctgtgtgctgtttgaCTTTGTCAGCGATCCTCTCAGCGACCTCAAATACAAAGAGGTGAAGAGAGCAGGACTCAACGAGATGGTTGAGTACATCACACACAACAGTGACGTGGTGACGGAGTCCATCTACCCAGAGGCCGTCATCATG ttttcagtgaaCTTGTTCCGGactcttcctccatcctccaaCCCGACTGGAGCAGAGTTTGACCCGGAAGAGGATGAACCGACGCTGGAGGCTGCTTGGCCTCACCTCCAG CTGGTTTACGAGTTCTTCCTCCGCTTCCTGGAGTCTCCAGACTTCCAGCCAAACATCGCAAAAAAATACATTGACCAAAAGTTTGTAATGTCG TTGCTGGAGCTGTTTGACAGCGAGGatcccagagagagagacttccTTAAAACCATACTCCACCGGATCTACGGCAAGTTCCTCGGCCTCCGAGCCTACATCCGCCGCCAGATCAACAACATCTTCTACAG ATTCATCTATGAGACAGAACATCACAACGGCATCGCTGAGCTGCTGGAGATTCTGGGCAG TATTATCAATGGCTTTGCTTTACCGCTGAAAGAAGAACACAAGATGTTTCTCATCCGAGTTCTCCTGCCACTTCACAAAGTTAAGTCTCTGAGCGTCTACCACCCTCAG TTAGCTTACTGCGTGGTTCAGTTCCTGGAGAAAGACAGCAGTCTGACAGAGCCG GTGATCATGGGTCTGCTGAAGTTCTGGCCAAAGACTCACAGTCCGAAGGAGGTGATGTTCCTGAACGAGCTGGAAGAGATCCTGGACGTTATCGAGCCATCGGAGTTTGTTAAAGTCCAGGAGCCACTCTTCAGACAGCTTGCCAAGTGTGTTTCCAGTCCGCACTTCCAG GTGGCAGAGAGAGCTCTGTACTACTGGAACAACGAGTACATCATGAGTCTGATCAGTGACAACGCCGCCAAGATCCTTCCCATCATGTTCCCCGCTCTCTACAAGAACTCCAAGAGCCACTGGAACAA GACGATCCACGGTCTGATCTACAATGCTCTGAAGCTCTTCATGGAGATGAACCAGAAGCTGTTTGATGACTGCACGCAGCAGTACAAGGCTGAGAAACAGAA GGAGAAGTATAAgttgaaggagagagaggagatctGGCACAAGATAGAGGAGCTGGCCCGACAGAACCCACAG AGCAACAAGCTCCATCAGCTCCGTCCTGGACTGCAGCCACAGGAAGAG tacatgattTACAGCGACAGTACTGTGGCTGTGTTCTCGATGGAAACTGAGACTCCAACAGCTGAAGACATCCAGCTGCTGAAGAAGACCGTGGCAAGCGAGGCCTCGCAG GGTATGAAAGATCTGAAGAAGGACAAGGCCCTGATGAGGAGGAAGTCAGAGCTGCCGCAGGACGTCTACACCATCAAAGCTCTGGAGGCCCACAAGAGGGCTGAGGAGTACCTGACAGCCAACCAGGAGGCTCTCTGA
- the ppp2r5d gene encoding serine/threonine-protein phosphatase 2A 56 kDa regulatory subunit delta isoform isoform X2, giving the protein MPNKAKKEKETTKSAKSSTKNSSSSGKDAATENSDEQSGSKRPSNSMPPPTQLNKIKYSGGPQLVKKERRQSSSRFSLTKNRELQKLPALKDAPPMEREELFVQKLRQCCVLFDFVSDPLSDLKYKEVKRAGLNEMVEYITHNSDVVTESIYPEAVIMFSVNLFRTLPPSSNPTGAEFDPEEDEPTLEAAWPHLQLVYEFFLRFLESPDFQPNIAKKYIDQKFVMSLLELFDSEDPRERDFLKTILHRIYGKFLGLRAYIRRQINNIFYRFIYETEHHNGIAELLEILGSIINGFALPLKEEHKMFLIRVLLPLHKVKSLSVYHPQLAYCVVQFLEKDSSLTEPVIMGLLKFWPKTHSPKEVMFLNELEEILDVIEPSEFVKVQEPLFRQLAKCVSSPHFQVAERALYYWNNEYIMSLISDNAAKILPIMFPALYKNSKSHWNNSLRQLLLLFVRTIHGLIYNALKLFMEMNQKLFDDCTQQYKAEKQKEKYKLKEREEIWHKIEELARQNPQSNKLHQLRPGLQPQEEYMIYSDSTVAVFSMETETPTAEDIQLLKKTVASEASQGMKDLKKDKALMRRKSELPQDVYTIKALEAHKRAEEYLTANQEAL; this is encoded by the exons ATGCCAAACAAAGCCAAGAAGGAAAAG gaaacaaccAAATCTgccaaaagcagcactaagaacagcagcagcagcgggaaAGATGCAGCCACAGAGAACTCAGACGAG CAGAGTGGCAGCAAGCGTCCCAGTAACAGCATGCCTCCCCCCACTCAGCTCAACAAGATCAAATACTCTGGAGGTCCTCAGCTGGTGAAGAAGGAGCGCCGCCAGAGCTCGTCCCGCTTCAGCCTGACCAAGAATAGAGAGCTGCAGAAACTGCCTGCCCTCAAAG ATGCCCCCCCAATGGAGCGTGAGGAGCTGTTTGTGCAGAAACTGCGTCagtgctgtgtgctgtttgaCTTTGTCAGCGATCCTCTCAGCGACCTCAAATACAAAGAGGTGAAGAGAGCAGGACTCAACGAGATGGTTGAGTACATCACACACAACAGTGACGTGGTGACGGAGTCCATCTACCCAGAGGCCGTCATCATG ttttcagtgaaCTTGTTCCGGactcttcctccatcctccaaCCCGACTGGAGCAGAGTTTGACCCGGAAGAGGATGAACCGACGCTGGAGGCTGCTTGGCCTCACCTCCAG CTGGTTTACGAGTTCTTCCTCCGCTTCCTGGAGTCTCCAGACTTCCAGCCAAACATCGCAAAAAAATACATTGACCAAAAGTTTGTAATGTCG TTGCTGGAGCTGTTTGACAGCGAGGatcccagagagagagacttccTTAAAACCATACTCCACCGGATCTACGGCAAGTTCCTCGGCCTCCGAGCCTACATCCGCCGCCAGATCAACAACATCTTCTACAG ATTCATCTATGAGACAGAACATCACAACGGCATCGCTGAGCTGCTGGAGATTCTGGGCAG TATTATCAATGGCTTTGCTTTACCGCTGAAAGAAGAACACAAGATGTTTCTCATCCGAGTTCTCCTGCCACTTCACAAAGTTAAGTCTCTGAGCGTCTACCACCCTCAG TTAGCTTACTGCGTGGTTCAGTTCCTGGAGAAAGACAGCAGTCTGACAGAGCCG GTGATCATGGGTCTGCTGAAGTTCTGGCCAAAGACTCACAGTCCGAAGGAGGTGATGTTCCTGAACGAGCTGGAAGAGATCCTGGACGTTATCGAGCCATCGGAGTTTGTTAAAGTCCAGGAGCCACTCTTCAGACAGCTTGCCAAGTGTGTTTCCAGTCCGCACTTCCAG GTGGCAGAGAGAGCTCTGTACTACTGGAACAACGAGTACATCATGAGTCTGATCAGTGACAACGCCGCCAAGATCCTTCCCATCATGTTCCCCGCTCTCTACAAGAACTCCAAGAGCCACTGGAACAA TTCCCTAAGgcagctcctcctcctgttcGTCAGGACGATCCACGGTCTGATCTACAATGCTCTGAAGCTCTTCATGGAGATGAACCAGAAGCTGTTTGATGACTGCACGCAGCAGTACAAGGCTGAGAAACAGAA GGAGAAGTATAAgttgaaggagagagaggagatctGGCACAAGATAGAGGAGCTGGCCCGACAGAACCCACAG AGCAACAAGCTCCATCAGCTCCGTCCTGGACTGCAGCCACAGGAAGAG tacatgattTACAGCGACAGTACTGTGGCTGTGTTCTCGATGGAAACTGAGACTCCAACAGCTGAAGACATCCAGCTGCTGAAGAAGACCGTGGCAAGCGAGGCCTCGCAG GGTATGAAAGATCTGAAGAAGGACAAGGCCCTGATGAGGAGGAAGTCAGAGCTGCCGCAGGACGTCTACACCATCAAAGCTCTGGAGGCCCACAAGAGGGCTGAGGAGTACCTGACAGCCAACCAGGAGGCTCTCTGA